The DNA sequence ataaaaaattaattctttttatttgtaacATACTTTGTGCAATTGAAAACGTTCATGTAGaatctaatttaataaatctatattccaaattttttacttaattttaattttagacattaatatatcaacaaaatgcaCATCAAATGAATGATCTGAAATTGTAATCATGTTATTGATGTCACAGATAAGGAATCCATTTGGACTATTTGAAGTTGATGAACTTTTAAGTAGTGTCATTTTTCcaaaagtaaaacaaatattgaaaacTGCTGATAAAAGTGATATTTCAATCATAATTGGCTgcagagaaaataaaatgatttgcTACCCAATATGGTAAGCTCATAACAAGTTCATTGTGCAGCTTTAAGGTATAAGCTTCCCACTTACAAATTACATCAGAAAACCTGGACCTGAACCTCTCCTTGAGTGGCTTCTGCAAGTTGATTCGTCCAATTAGTGTTTCTGCGAGCTGAAGATCCTTCACAAGCACGGCTCTCAGACGAGTAATCTTCTGTCGCTGCAATTCAGATAGAGGTACTGACACAGTATCGGTAGATTCATCCGTGTCGAACTCTGATGCCTTCCAATAGTAAAACTGCACCACCTGTTTTACAACACAATAAAAGTTTGATTCACATTCAGAAACAAAGCTCTATCAAGAAATATGTCATGACGCTTATGATTCTGTCAATCTACCACTAGCTATGCTTGGTTAAAACTTAAGAGTAATTAATTCAGGAGTTGatgcataaaacaaaaaaaatggattttcaTGGAATGacaaaattgtttgacttcAACAAAAACAgttatatgtttataattttacagCAATCACATTTCTCAGTTTGTGAAGTCTTGAACATGATAGAGCGAGCAGGAAGAGATACCTGAAGGGCATGCAATATGTTGACGAATTCTCTTGTTAATAATGCATCTCCACATGTCAAATACAAAGGCTCTTCCAATACATTCAGATTTATGGAACATGAATCTCTTGCTGTGAATTGGTATTCTTTGTCAGAGTTGTCGGAGAAACAAACATCGAACCCAAGAGTACATAATCTCGCAGAGCATATGTTGAATCCTCTCTGGAACCTCGAAGCTTCTTCGGGAGGAAACCAGTACATATTAGTTGATGCTAGCACAGGAAAACAAGATGCAATAGACCCCACGGGACTGCTTAGCGAAAAGTTGGAAAGAGATTTCAGGAGATTAGCATCCTCATCATGAGAGGCATCTCGACTAAACCACAAAGCAAGGGTAATTCTTTCTCCTTCACTAATCTGTTGAAATGATCATTTACagaaaaaatgatcaaaatgAACTCAAAAAGTACAGAACCCCAAATGTTGGGTAATTTAGTAGCAGCAACAAAGCTAAATTTCTAGTACAAGAACAACAATTCTGTAAACTAGTGCTTTTATTAGAAATTAGATTATTCAGAGAGCAAAGAGTGAAGTAAATAGAGAAGCTACCTCACTAACAGAGTGAATATTTCTTTCATCTGCTGTGTAGATTACAACGTCCTATAAACAATGCAACCTCATTAGTTGAAAACACCAAGTTATTCGACAATGTAAAAGAATTCTTGGACATGATAGAAAAAATGTCATCACAAAATGCTTAAGAATTTTGGGCAAGACTATCTTGAATAGTATTCCAATAAGAATACAAATATATGTTGCATGTACAAGTGTGTGAACACACTGCAGCGGAGACATGTTTTTAAACAAACAAAGGCTGAGAATTATAACCTACCAAAAAATGCAGAACAGGATtgaaataatgatattatgcCTATTAATATACATTAAGAAATCGCATACCCCAGCCATAGGTGCAATAGTAGAGGGTTCCCCATCCTGGAAGTGAAAGAGACCTCCAAGGAAATCCACCtcataattattcaaatagcAAACAGCCTGCATCCAGATAGCAAATATTGTCATCAATAAAATTCACCAGGGGCCAAAATGTGATCAGTATTTTAAGGGAGTCACAAAACAGCTAAAATTTTCATAGGACCCTGGGGGCACCCTGAGCTGAACTTCCAGATACACTATGCAAGTAGCACAAGTACCTCTATCATTCTGAAGATTTAGCAGAGTTCaatgaattaatatattcTGCAAGGGTATCACTAAATTGAAAGCAAAGACAATAGAGCAACAATTTCAGACTCAGTTGATGCGCAATGCATATTATAAAATGCGGCTTAAAGGCTTGCAATAACAGTAATAAATGAAAGTCCTTTTTATATGTGTCAGCTATTTTAATTGAACCACATACCACTGTACCACATCAGCTTACAGAACAAGAAAAAGTCTCAACACAAACTACAAAAAGATATGCAGAAGAAGTATACAAAATCCAACTTGGAAATGTGATTGTACGGTTATTTATCTTCCAAAGAACTGTAGATTATAGAAATCCATTCTTATGTTGAAAAtacaaagagaagaaaaaacaatcaaacaaGGAATCATCAAATTGCCTTAGAAAACGTGACAGTCATGACTCATACATAATGGTAAAGAAATGGATTCAAAACATGAAGATAAACATCAAGGATGGAGCACTAGTGCATCAGAAGAACCTCTATTGATGATTGCAATATGCATTATAGTATCAttaactagtagtactaaaaaatggtaatattACCCCATTTACCCAACTGCTCCATCTGTGAAAGTTTTTGGACATACTTTTCCAAATCTAGCTATACTCCATAACATAACATTTTCACCTCCAGAAAGACAATAgcttgaaaatgaaaaattatatcttAAGCATTTCTCGAAACATTCAGAAGTCCAGCTAAATATCGCAGCATTAGGAATACATATTTTCAGAGTCAACAGATATAGTCTTCCAGCAACTCTGTATAACTAAACtatcaaaataaagaatatcCAGGCAGAAGAAATGTTAAAGTGAAACATAAAGCCATGAAACACATGGAAGTGGAGGAAACCATAAGCAGAAGAAGAGAAACAAGTAAACACACCGAGAAATCCCTTTGTTTGAGATGATCTCTGTTGTCATCACTGTGCCATCCAATGCTAGCTCCCTTGCACCAGCTGACATATCAATGACATTAAGATCAAACCAATCTCCCAATAGCCAAATACAACTACCTTTTTACCACAACCGGATCAACAAATAGATAGAGTCAGGTATATGTTCTAAGGAAACATTCTCaaatttgaacaaaaaaaCCCCTAATTTTAGAGACCACATGAGATGTGAGCATGGAGAAGTGTTCATCATACCATAATAAACATACCTAATGAGTCCAGTGAACTCCACAAATAGATAGAGTCAGCTATATGTTCTAAGCAAATATTCTCaaatgtgacaaaaaaaaGCCCTAATTTTAGAGACCACGTGAGATTTGAGGATTGATTAGCATGGAGAAGTGTTCATCATATCATAATGAATATACCTAATGAGTCCAGTGAACTCCACAAACAATTCGTACTCACATCCAAAATATTCCTCCACTTTCTCCTTCAATCTCTCTACAAACAACAAAGATAAGTTCTTCTATTGGCTAATTGAggattaaaaaagaaaatcagagatgaatttaatttaataattgagCGTGCCTCGGATGGGGACGAAGGGCATGATGAGGTGGGGAGAGTTGGTGGCGATAAGatgagagagagtggtggAGAAGACATTGGGCCTGTATCCAATTGTGCAACAGCTTTTGTGTATGAACTCCAATTCCTATAATCACTCCATCAGTGTGCGTGTAtgtgagaaagaaagagagaggcgTTTGAGGAGGAACCTTGCATATTTCCGGCGAGAGGAAATTCCGAAGGATTTGTCGGCGGCGCTCCGCCATATCGGAAATGGCCTCAGCTCGGAACTAAATTCAACAGCATTCCATCCTCAGctctaacaaaattaaaagctTCGAATAGTAAAATAGAATCAATCACTATTATTGTTTTGTATAAggtaatatttaaattaaaaatatcaataatatactGTTAAAATCAGTCAGAAAATTTAAGTTGGATCAGTTTGCAATTATCTTATgaccaaaaaaattgaatgtagTATATGtgtaattgtttatatttgtcaatcaaacattattatttctatttaaatagacaacattatttgaaaatgtaCTACTGTTAATATAAGAGAAAACAACGTATAGAATCGATAGAAAATTTAACGATTTGCGTATATGAAATGCAAGGTCAtactttaatatatatatatatatatatatataggatcatgatcaattgagattatttaggcgaattgagaaatgagatgcaataccagccactcatttttattaaatgattggtccagattttgccacacaaaaaatatttttagattcatttattatgaaagggtaTAATGGTAATTCACAAACATCTCACTCCTTctcaaaatttctttttttac is a window from the Salvia hispanica cultivar TCC Black 2014 chromosome 1, UniMelb_Shisp_WGS_1.0, whole genome shotgun sequence genome containing:
- the LOC125210236 gene encoding uncharacterized protein LOC125210236 isoform X2 yields the protein MQGIGVHTQKLLHNWIQAQCLLHHSLSSYRHQLSPPHHALRPHPSWCKGASIGWHSDDNRDHLKQRDFSAVCYLNNYEVDFLGGLFHFQDGEPSTIAPMAGDVVIYTADERNIHSVSEISEGERITLALWFSRDASHDEDANLLKSLSNFSLSSPVGSIASCFPVLASTNMYWFPPEEASRFQRGFNICSARLCTLGFDVCFSDNSDKEYQFTARDSCSINLNVLEEPLYLTCGDALLTREFVNILHALQVVQFYYWKASEFDTDESTDTVSVPLSELQRQKITRLRAVLVKDLQLAETLIGRINLQKPLKERFRSRFSDVICKWEAYTLKLHNELVMSLPYWVANHFIFSAANYD
- the LOC125210236 gene encoding uncharacterized protein LOC125210236 isoform X1 — encoded protein: MAERRRQILRNFLSPEICKELEFIHKSCCTIGYRPNVFSTTLSHLIATNSPHLIMPFVPIRERLKEKVEEYFGCEYELFVEFTGLISWCKGASIGWHSDDNRDHLKQRDFSAVCYLNNYEVDFLGGLFHFQDGEPSTIAPMAGDVVIYTADERNIHSVSEISEGERITLALWFSRDASHDEDANLLKSLSNFSLSSPVGSIASCFPVLASTNMYWFPPEEASRFQRGFNICSARLCTLGFDVCFSDNSDKEYQFTARDSCSINLNVLEEPLYLTCGDALLTREFVNILHALQVVQFYYWKASEFDTDESTDTVSVPLSELQRQKITRLRAVLVKDLQLAETLIGRINLQKPLKERFRSRFSDVICKWEAYTLKLHNELVMSLPYWVANHFIFSAANYD